One window of Silvimonas iriomotensis genomic DNA carries:
- the fba gene encoding class II fructose-bisphosphate aldolase (catalyzes the reversible aldol condensation of dihydroxyacetonephosphate and glyceraldehyde 3-phosphate in the Calvin cycle, glycolysis, and/or gluconeogenesis), giving the protein MPLVSMRQLLDHAADYQYGLPAFNVNNLEQMRAIMLAADRTDSPVIVQASAGARAYAGAPFLRHLILAAVEEFPHLPIVMHQDHGTSPAVCQRAIQLGFSSVMMDGSLLDNGKTPADYDYNVHVTRTVTSFAHACGVSVEGELGCLGSLETGSAGEEDGVGAEGTLDHSQMLTDPEEAAAFVAATGVDALAIAIGTSHGAYKFSKPPTGDTLAIDRIRQIHARLPNTHLVMHGSSSVPQDWLKTINDHGGDIAETWGVPVPEIVEGIRHGVRKINIDTDLRLAATGAIRRAFATHRDEFDPRKYLGKATEAMRDICIARYEAFGAAGKASRIKPVSLDAMAARYAKGNV; this is encoded by the coding sequence ATGCCCCTCGTTTCCATGCGCCAGTTGCTGGATCACGCCGCCGACTACCAGTACGGTTTGCCGGCATTCAACGTCAATAATCTGGAGCAGATGCGCGCCATCATGCTGGCGGCAGACCGTACCGACAGCCCGGTGATCGTGCAGGCGTCGGCCGGTGCCCGTGCCTATGCCGGTGCGCCGTTCCTGCGTCATCTGATCCTGGCGGCCGTCGAAGAATTTCCGCATCTGCCCATCGTCATGCATCAAGACCACGGCACCAGCCCGGCGGTGTGCCAGCGCGCCATCCAGCTGGGTTTTTCTTCGGTGATGATGGATGGCTCTTTGCTGGATAACGGCAAAACCCCGGCAGATTACGACTACAACGTGCACGTTACCCGCACCGTGACCAGTTTTGCCCACGCTTGCGGCGTCTCGGTAGAGGGCGAACTGGGGTGTCTGGGCAGTCTGGAAACCGGCTCAGCGGGCGAAGAGGATGGCGTGGGTGCCGAGGGCACGCTGGATCACAGCCAGATGCTGACCGACCCGGAAGAAGCCGCCGCCTTTGTCGCCGCGACCGGTGTTGATGCACTGGCCATTGCCATTGGCACCAGCCACGGCGCCTACAAGTTCAGCAAGCCGCCCACCGGCGACACGCTGGCGATCGACCGCATCCGCCAGATTCACGCCCGCCTGCCCAATACCCATCTGGTCATGCACGGCAGTTCTTCCGTACCGCAAGACTGGCTTAAAACCATCAACGATCACGGCGGCGACATTGCCGAAACCTGGGGCGTACCGGTGCCCGAGATCGTCGAGGGCATTCGTCATGGCGTTCGCAAGATCAACATTGATACCGATCTGCGCCTTGCCGCCACCGGCGCCATCCGCCGCGCTTTCGCCACCCACCGTGACGAGTTCGATCCCCGCAAATATCTGGGCAAGGCCACCGAGGCCATGCGCGATATCTGCATTGCCCGTTATGAGGCTTTTGGCGCTGCCGGCAAGGCCAGCCGGATCAAACCGGTGAGCCTGGATGCCATGGCCGCCCGTTACGCAAAAGGAAACGTCTGA